In Cicer arietinum cultivar CDC Frontier isolate Library 1 chromosome 1, Cicar.CDCFrontier_v2.0, whole genome shotgun sequence, one DNA window encodes the following:
- the LOC101502482 gene encoding uncharacterized protein, with product MIRIRIHDLNVRMFSHFQLHFRSLMHFKASISTHPEKALFETLNSEARKCNADITFLGRRGKLKEARKLFDEMPHRDTVSYNCMITVYLKNKDLHEAEKVFKAMPHRDIVAESAMIDGYVKVGRLNDARKVFDNMTERNAFSWTSLISGYLSSRRIDEASTLFDQMPERNVVSWTVMVSGFARNGLMERARKFFDLMPEKNTIAWTAMVKSYLDNGYFNEAYNLFLEMPERNVRSWNIMISGCLSANRVNEAIHLFESMPERNHVSWTAMVSGLAQNKMIGFARKYFDLMPYKDIAAWSAMITAYVDEEFVDEARELFNSMPEKNIVTWNTMIDGYSRNGDVGEALRLFILMLRSYFRPNETTMTSVITSCDGMVKIMQAHAMAISLGFEQDIWLANSLITLYSKSGDICCSRLVFEQLKSKDVVSWTAMIVAYANHGHGHHALQVFARMLVSGIEPDEVTFIGLLSACSHAGLVNQGRRVFESIKGIYNINPKAEHYSCLVDILGRAGLVDEAMDVVSSIPPSERDEAVLVALLGACKLHGDSTVVNSIGEKLLELESSSSGGYVLLANTYAAEGQWVEFAQVRKRMRERNVKKIPGFSQIQVNWKNHTFFVGERSHPQVEEIYRLLNLNLQPLMKENGFTLDNIFPIA from the coding sequence ATGATAAGAATAAGAATCCACGATTTGAACGTTAGGATGTTTTCACACTTTCAACTCCATTTTCGCTCCCTAATGCATTTCAAAGCCTCAATTTCCACCCACCCAGAAAAAGCTTTATTTGAAACACTTAATTCGGAAGCTCGCAAATGTAATGCGGATATCACGTTTCTGGGACGTCGTGGCAAGCTCAAAGAAGCAAGGAAACTGTTCGACGAAATGCCTCACCGAGATACCGTTTCTTATAACTGTATGATCACTGTTTATCTGAAGAATAAGGATCTACACGAAGCCGAAAAGGTATTCAAAGCAATGCCCCATAGAGACATTGTTGCTGAATCTGCAATGATTGATGGGTATGTTAAAGTTGGGCGCTTGAACGATGCACGTAAGGTGTTTGATAATATGACTGAAAGGAATGCGTTCTCCTGGACCAGTTTGATTTCTGGGTATTTAAGCAGTCGAAGAATTGATGAAGCTTCGACTTTGTTTGATCAAATGCCTGAGAGAAATGTGGTGTCGTGGACTGTAATGGTTTCGGGCTTTGCTCGCAATGGGTTGATGGAACGTGCCAGGAAGTTTTTTGATCTCATGCCTGAAAAGAACACCATAGCTTGGACAGCGATGGTTAAGTCATATCTTGACAATGGCTACTTCAATGAGGCCTATAACCTCTTCCTTGAGATGCCCGAAAGGAATGTTCGTTCTTGGAACATCATGATCTCGGGTTGTTTGAGTGCCAATAGAGTTAATGAGGCTATACATTTATTTGAATCGATGCCAGAGAGGAATCATGTTTCATGGACGGCTATGGTTTCGGGTTTGGCACAAAACAAGATGATTGGGTTTGCGCGGAAGTATTTTGATCTCATGCCTTATAAAGACATTGCTGCATGGTCTGCAATGATCACTGCATACGTGGATGAAGAGTTCGTGGATGAAGCTCGCGAGCTTTTCAACTCGATGCCCGAGAAGAATATTGTGACTTGGAACACGATGATAGATGGTTATTCAAGGAATGGTGATGTTGGGGAGGCCTTAAGGCTCTTTATTTTGATGCTTAGATCTTACTTTAGACCCAATGAAACCACTATGACCAGCGTGATCACTTCCTGTGATGGCATGGTGAAGATCATGCAAGCTCATGCTATGGCCATATCTCTAGGGTTTGAGCAAGACATTTGGCTTGCAAATTCTCTTATTACCTTGTATTCCAAGAGTGGGGATATTTGCTGTTCTAGGCTTGTTTTTGAACAACTAAAATCAAAAGATGTAGTGTCATGGACTGCAATGATAGTAGCCTATGCAAATCACGGACATGGTCATCATGCATTACAGGTATTTGCACGCATGCTAGTATCAGGAATCGAGCCAGACGAGGTCACCTTTATAGGACTCTTATCAGCCTGTAGTCATGCTGGTCTTGTCAACCAAGGTAGGAGAGTGTTTGAATCAATTAAGggtatttataatataaatccTAAGGCTGAACACTATTCCTGCCTTGTAGACATTCTAGGTCGAGCTGGACTTGTGGATGAAGCCATGGATGTAGTATCTTCTATCCCTCCTTCTGAGAGGGATGAAGCTGTTCTTGTGGCATTGCTTGGTGCATGCAAGCTTCATGGGGATAGTACTGTAGTAAATTCAATTGGTGAGAAGCTATTAGAGTTAGAATCATCTAGTTCTGGGGGATATGTACTACTAGCTAATACATATGCTGCAGAAGGGCAATGGGTTGAGTTTGCACAAGTGAGGAAAAGAATGAGAGAGAGGAATGTGAAGAAAATTCCAGGATTTAGTCAAATACAAGTAAATTGGAAAAATCATACATTTTTTGTTGGGGAGAGATCTCATCCCCAGGTTGAAGAAATTTACAgattgttgaatctgaatcttcaACCTTTGATGAAGGAAAATGGTTTTACACTAGATAATATATTCCCTATAGCTTAG